The Gordonia terrae genome contains the following window.
CCGCCTCGACCGCGATCTTGCCGGCGTGCGCCGGTGCGAAAGCCTTCCAGCTGGAGATCAGACCCTTGCGCGACTGGCGGGTGGCCGTGGTCAGATGCAGCGCCTGCCCGATCGACTGGTAGATGGTCTCCGCGTCCAGGTTCAGCATCGTGCCCAAACCCGCGGCCACCGACGGCCCCAGGTGGGCGACGTGGTCGATCTTGTGCTCGTGCAGACACATTCCACGAACGAGGTCGACCTGGACCTCATAGGCGGTGGCGAGACCACGGATCAGGTCGTGACCGCCGGCCCCGACATGCTGACCGACCGCGACCAGCGCCGGGATGTTGTCGCCGGGATGGGAGTACTCCGCGGCGAGGAAGGTGTCGTGAAAGTCGAGCTCACGCACGGCGACTCCGTTGGCCCACGCGGCCCACTCCGGCGAAAAGCTGCCCTCGATTCCGAACACCGTCGCACCCGGCGCGCAGGGATGAGCCTGTGCCTGCCGACGGGCGGAGGTGACCGGACGACGGATGACCGAGGCGGCGCTCACGGCAGCGTTGTCGATGATGCGGTTGATGATCATCTCGCGGGTGTCAGCGGGCACCTCGACCGGATCGACCGCGATGTCGGCGATCTTTTGAGCAAGGTGCTCAGACTGTGGAAAATCCTCGGAGCTGCGGCGGGTGCGAACGTGGTGAGTGATCATGTTCGCACCGTACGCATTGCCGCGTATCCGTGAAAAGACCTGGCAGATGCGTATTCTTGCGGATGCGATCAGCCGGTCTTGCGAACGTTGTGGATGTCCTACGCGCTATGCTGACGTCGTGGTGAGAGCAACGGGCGGAACCTCCGGTCGACGAATGTTCGTGGGTGCGCGCCTCCGTCGGCTACGCGACGAACGAGGGCTGTCGCAGGCTGCGCTGGCCCGGCGAATCGACCTGTCGACCAGCTACGTCAACCAACTCGAGAACGATCAGCGACCGCTCACGGTGCCTGTGCTACTGACGTTGTCGCGCGAATTCGACCTCGACGCCGACTATTTCGCCCCGGACGGGGACGCCCGGCTGGTTGCCGACCTCGCCGATGTCCTGGCCGCCCAGCCCGACGTCCCCGACATCAGCCGCGCGGAGATCGCCGAACTCGTCGCGCGCATGCCGGCGGTCGGCACGACGCTTGTGAACCTCCATCGCCGCCTGACCGCGGCCGCCGGCGAAGTGGAGAACTACCGGGCGCAGGTGTCCGGCGACGCGGCCCGTCCGGCGTCGACCCCGATGCCCTTCGAGGAGGTCCGCGATTTCTTTTACGACCGACGCAACCACATCGACGTTCTCGACCTGGCCGCCGAGCGGATCTTCACCGAAAACGGCCTCTCGATAGGCGGTCTCGATCTCCAGCTTGCCGAGGTCCTCGCCGACGACCACGGTATCCGCGTGGCCATCGCGCATGATCCCGATCCGACAGCGCGCGCCCATACGCCCAAGCGACGGTTCGATCCCGCCGACCGCACCGTGCACCTCGCCGGACGATTGACCGCGGGACAACGCGCGTTCCAGTTGGCGACCCAGTTGGCCATGGTCACCCAATCGGAGGTGATCGACGAGATCCTCGCCGACGCCGATGATCTCAGCGACGAAGCCGTCCCGGTTGCCCGTATCGGGCTGGCCAACTATTTCGCCGGAGCACTACTACTCCCCTACGAGGTCTTCCGGCGGGCCGCCGCCACCGCCCACTACGACATCGAAGTGCTCAGCCTCGGTTTCGAAGTCGGTTTCGAGACCATCTGCCATCGCCTGTCGACCCTGCAGCGCCCGGGCAGTCGCGGAATCCCGTTCATCTTCGTGCGCGTCGACCGAGCGGGGAACATCTCGAAACGTCAGTCCGCCACCGCGTTCCACTTCTCTCGGGTCGGCGGGAGCTGCCCGCTCTGGGTCGTACACGACGCGTTCGCCACACCGGGACGGGTCGTCACCCAGGTCTCGTCCATGCCCGATGGGCGCTCGTACTTCTGGCTCGCCCGCACCACCGTAGAACCCGGCGGATACCTCAGCCCCCACAAGAGCTTTTCGATCGGACTCGGTTGCGACGTCGCGCACGCCGAGCGCCTCGTCTACTCCACCGGAGTGGATCTCACCGATACCCGTACCGTCGTACCGATAGGCGCCGGGTGCAAGGTCTGTGACCGTCCGGCGTGTTCCCAGCGCGCATTCCCCCAACTCGGTCGGCCCATCCATGTCGATCCCGAGGTCAGCGACTCGGTCCCCTACCGTCCCCGCCCGACTCCGGACTAGCATTTCCACCACGCGAGTACGGAAATCAGGCTCGTGAGGTCACCCGATCGCGCGCAGCAGCGACGAATGCCCGGACGATCTCTCCGAGGACGGCTCCTAGCTGTGGCACCAACTGTTGGAACGAGGTCGAGCCGCGAGCAGTCCCTGACCCCGAGAGTGGGCCCGAACTGGCACACTGTCGCCCATGCTTGCCTTCCTCGTCCGGACCGTGCTCACCGCGGTGGCGCTGTGGGTCGCGACGCTGATCGTTCCCGGCATCGACTTCGTGGGCGGTTCGACGACCGCCGAGAAGATCGGCATCGCGCTGGTCGTCGCCGTGATCTTCGGTGTCCTCAACGCGATCATCAAGCCCATCGTGCAGATCATCGCCATCCCCTTCTACATCCTCACGCTCGGGTTGATCCACATCGTCATCAACGCGGCGATGCTCGAACTCACCGCGTGGATCACGCGCAACACGACGCACTGGGGTCTGGAGGTCGATGACTTCTTCTGGTCGGCGATCTTCGGCGCGATCGTCGTGTCGGTCGTCGGCTGGCTGCTCGCCCTGCTGATGCGCGATCCGGCCGACCGATGAACAGCTCGTCTCGCGTCACGACGCGACGCCCCGCCTTCCGGGCGATCTCGGTACTCGCGGCGCTCGCAACCGTGCTCCTGGTGGTGTCGGGGTGCGGCAGCGACACCGGCGATCAGCCCAGGTCGGTGACCGTGGTCGGGACGGGACAGGTGACCGGTACCCCGGACACCCTGCGCGCCGACATCGGCGTGGAGGCCACCGCTCCCGACGTCACGACCGCGCTCGACGAGACGAGCGCCAAGGTCACCGCCGTCACCGACGCCGTCGTCGCCGCCGGGGTGGAACGCAAGGACGTCGCGACACAGCAGGTGTCGGTGAACCCGCAGTACACGAACCCCTCCCCCGGCACTACGAGCGAGGTCGGGGGCTACCTCGCGACCAACACGATCCGGGTCACCATCCGGGACATCGCGAAGGCCTCCGCGGTCCTGAGCGCGGCCGCCACCGCGGGCGGCGACAACACCCGCATCAGCAACGTCTCCTTCGCCATCGACGACGACTCGGACCTCCTCGACCAGGCCCGCGAGGCGGCGTTCACCGACGCCCGCGGCCGCGCCGAGCAATACGCGAACCTCGCCGGCGACTCCCTCGGCAAGGTCCTGACCATCACCGAGAGCACGAGTGGCCAGGAGAAGTCCGCGACACCGGGCACCTTCGAACGCGACGTGGCCGCGGCGCCGGTCCCGGTCGAACCCGGGCAGCAGGAACTCACGTTCACCGTGAACGTCACCTTCGCCCTCGACTGAGAGCAGAGACCGACATGCGCGCCGTACTACAACGGGTCAGCAGAGCCAGTGTGAGCGTCGACGGCGAGGTCGTCGGCGCACTCGACATTGCGCCCGGCGCCGCGGGACTCGTCGCACTCGTCGGGGTCACGCACGACGACACCACCGACCACGCCACGAAGCTCGCCGACAAGATCTGGCGGCTGCGGATCTTCGACGGCGGCGACGGTCCCGAACGGGCCGCCGCCGACCTGGACGCCCCGATCCTCGTCATCAGCCAGTTCACGCTCTATGCCAACACGGCCAAGGGCCGGCGCCCGTCGTGGAATGCCGCCGCTCCCGGACCCGTCGCCGAACCGCTGGTCGAGGCGGTCGTCGACGCGCTACGGACTCTCGGTGCCACCGTGGCCACCGGCCGCTTCGGCGCCCACATGGAGGTCGGTCTCGTCAACGACGGACCCGTCACGCTGATCCTCGACGTCTGAGACGACCGGGTCGTGCGGTCTCACGACTATCGTCGGGGTGGTGGGACGAATAACCGCACGCCGCCGCGTCACCCGCATCCGACGGGATGCCGCCCCGACGCAGCGTGCCGACACCCTCGCAGTGGAGGAGCCGCTCGAGATCCGGGTCCGCGGGACGTCCATCTCGGTGACCATGCGTACGCCCGGCAACGACTTCGAACTCGTGGCCGGCTACCTCGTCTCCGAAGGTGTGATCGCGACCGGAGCGGACTATTCGACAGCCCGCTACTGCGCGGGCACTGACGCCGACGGGATCAACACCTACAACGTCGTCGACGTCTCACTCGCCGCGCACGTTCCCGCGACAGCGCCCGGACTCGCGCGTGCCACCACCACGACGAGCGCCTGTGGCATCTGCGGCAAGGACAGCATCGAGTCCGTGCACACCGCGTCGGTCCGCGACCCCGGCGCCGACCCGATGACGATCGCCGCGAACGCCGTGCTGGATCTGCCCGATCGGTTGCGCGCCGAACAGACCGTCTTCGACAAGACCGGCGGTCTGCACGCCGCAGCATTGTTCGCCGCGGACGGAACATTGCTGACGGTCCGTGAGGACGTCGGCAGGCACAACGCCGTCGACAAGGTCGTCGGGTGGGCTGTACTCGCCGACCGACTGCCGCTCACCGGCACCGTCCTGCAGGTCTCCGGCCGAGCGAGTTTCGAACTCGTCCAGAAGGCCGCGATGGCCGGCATCCCGATGCTCTGTGCGGTGTCGGCACCGTCCTCGCTGGCCGTCGACGCCGCCGACGACCTCGGCATCACGCTCGTCGGATTCTCACGTGGCGAGTCGATGGTGGTCTACACGCGACCCGACCGGATCACGGCCCCAGTCACCGAACACGCCGTCACCGAACACGCGGCGGTCGCCCCGAATTGAGGTCGTGGCGGCTCGGATCGTCGAGCGCGACCCCGCTGACGGGATCGAACCAATAGGTCTCGTCGACCACCGGCGTCAATCCGAGAACGTCGCCGGCCTCGATGGTCCGCCGATGGTCGACGCGTACGACGACCCGGCTGTTCCGCAGCGACAGGTCCGCGCTGCAGTACACGAACTGCTCGGCACCGAGTTCCTCGACGAGGTCCACAGTCGCGGACAGGGTGCCGGATTGGGGAACCGCGGACACCTGCCAGGACTCGGCGCGCAACCCCACGACCACGTCGCGCGAGGCCAGCGACGCCAGCACCGAGCCCGGGACCCGCACGGTCGCATCGCCGAGTCGGACCGACTCGTTCTCGACCCGGGCGTCGATCAGGCACATCTGCGGCGAGCCCATGAAGGACGCCACGAACAGGTTGGCCGGACGGGAGTAGATCTCCCGCGGCGTCCCGACCTGTTGCAGCACACCGTGATCGAGGACCGCCACCCGGTGTCCCATCGTCATCGCCTCGACCTGGTCGTGCGTCACGTACAGGGTCGTGATGCCGAGTTCACGCTGCATGGACGCGATCTGAGCGCGCGTACTGACCCGCAACTTCGCGTCGAGATTCGACAGCGGTTCGTCCATACAGAACACCTTGGGACGCCGGACGATCGCCCGTCCCATCGCCACCCGCTGCCGCTGCCCACCCGACAGTTTCGCCGGCTTGCGATCCAGGAGCGCGGTGAGCTCCAGCATCTCGGCCACCTCCGACACACGGCGCGCGGTGTCTTCCTTGCCCATCCCGGCATTGCGCAGCGCAAACCCCATGTTCGCGGCCACCGTCATGTTCGGATAGAGCGCGTAGTTCTGAAAGACCATCGCCACGTCGCGAGCCTTCGGGGCCACGCCGACGACGTCGGCTCCATCGATGAGGATCGCTCCGGACTCGACCGGTTCCAGGCCCGCGACCATTCGCAGGCTGGTCGACTTGCCGCATCCCGACGGGCCGACCAGCACCATGAACTCACCGTCGGCGACGGCCAGGTCCAGCGAGTCCACGGCCGGCTTCTGGCCGTCCGCGAAGCGTCTCGTCGCACCCTCATAGGTCACCGACGCCACGCGTCATCCCTCCGCTCGTGTTGTGTGTCAATCGAGTCGACGCTGTGGATCACGGGAGTTTCGGCTTGATCTGGGTGTCGTAGATCTGGGCGATCTGCCGCTGCGTGTCGGCAAGGGTCGAGGCGACGTCGGCGTTCTGCAGACCGATCCGCTCGTACCCGGTACCGATGATCTTGTCGCCGCCGGGCACGAAGACGCGCGCGTAGTTCTGCGGCTGGGTTCGCGGCAACTGCTCGATGGCGGTCGCGAAGTTCGGGTTCTTCGCCAGGAACGCGACCATCGACGGGTCGTCCTGCGCCGCCTTGCGCACCGGCATGTAACCGACGTTCTGGGAGAAGTACGACGTGTTCTCGGTGTTGGTGATGAACTCGATGAACTTGAGGGCGTTGACCTTCCGGTCGTCGGACAACTTGGCCGGGATGGCCAGTCCGGCGCCGCCCGTCGGGCACCCCGAAACCCCCTGCGGTGCGGGCAGGAACGCCGTGCCGAACTCGAACGTGGCGTTCTCGGTGATCCCCGACAGGTCGCCGGTCGACGCGATCGTCGATGCGATGATGCCCGCACTGAAATCGCCGGCGATGTCGTTGGAGATCTTCGCGTAGCGCTTGGTGTTGATCGAATCGCTCAGGTACTGCGCGGCGGCGACCGTCTTGGGGTCGGTGAACTTCAGTTCCCAGTCGTTGGAGTAGGCACCGCCGAAGGTCCAGGTCGGGCCCTGGAAGGTCCAGCCGAGGTAGTCGACGGCGTTGCCCCACCCATGAGCGCGCTTGTCGCCACCGACCACGGTCTGGATCCGGGGGCCCCAGTCGTCGAACTCATCCCAGGTCTGCGGTCCGCGGTCGGGCAGGCCGGCCCGTCGCCACACGTCCTTGTTGTAGTAGAAAAGCGGCGTCGACCGAGCGTACGGCAGCGCCCATGTCTGGTCGTTCCACTTGTAGTCGCCCACAAGCGAATCGACGTAACCGGCGGTGTCGACACCGGCGCGGCCGAACAGGTCGTCGAGCGGGGCGATCGCACCGATGAGCGCGAAGTTGAACCACCACACGTCGGACAGGATCATGATGTCGGGGACCGCACCGCCCGAGAGGGCCGCGTTGAACTTCTGGGCTGCTTCTTCGTAGTTCTTGCCGGCGTCGACGAGCTGGACGGTGATGCCGGGGTTGGCCGCCTCGAACCGCGAGATCAGTTCGCGTTCCACCTCGACCGACTTGCCCGGGTGGTTCGACCAGAAGGTGAGCTTCGAGGCATCACCCGACGACGAGCCGCCGTCGCCCGAGCCGGCGCAGGCCGTGACCAGGGCTCCGGCCGCCGCGGTCGCCGATGCGGCCAGGAAGCCGCGGCGGGACATGTTGATCATTGTCGTCTCCTGTCAATCGTTCTCGTGCGAAGGCGTTCTCGCGCGAAGGCGTCTCGTGCGAAGGCATGGTGCGTGAGGCATCGGCGGGTGCGGGCAGTGCGCGGTCAACCCTTGACCGCCCCGGACGTCAGGCCCTTGATCATGTGTCGCTGCAACGCCAGGAAGATGGCGAGCATGGGCAGCATCGTGAGCACGGTGGCCGCCATGACCGGACCCCAGTTGGTCAGCCCGTCGCTGTTCTGCAGTTGGGTGAGTCCGACGGGCAGGGTGGCGACGGTGTAATCGTCGGCCATGAGGAACGGCCAGAGATACTCGTTCCACTCGTTGACCAGTGTGATCGTCGCGAACGCGACCATCGTCGGGATCGACAGCGGCAGGACGACGCGGGTGAGCAGTCGGAAGTGCCCGGCCCCATCCATCCGTGCGGCCTCGATGATCTCGGGTGGCAGCGAGAGAAAGTGGTTGCGCATCAAAAAGGTTCCGAAGGCGACGCCCGCGAGCGGGAGGATGATGCCGATGAAGGTGTTGCGGAAGCCGAGTTGGGCGACGAGTGCGTAGTTCGTGATGACCGTGATCTGGTTCGGGACCATCAGCGCCGCGATGATGACGACGAACACCACGTTCTTTCCCGGAAACCGCAGGAACACCAGGCCGTAGGCACTGAGCACGCCCAGCACGAACTTCGACGCGCCGAGGATTCCGGTCACGATGACCGAGTTGCGCAGAAAGGTCCAGAAGGGCACCGACGTCGTGGCCTCGGAGTAGTTCTCGGGACGCCACGTCGACGGCCACCAGACGGCCGGCTGCACGTAGATCTCGGAGCGATCTTTCAGCGAGGCCAACAGAATCCAGATCAGGGGCAGGGCGATGATCACCAACACCACCGCCATCGCGGCGTACCCGCACGCGTCGGCGAGCCGTCGACGTGTGACCGGCGACATCCGCGGGACGTCGGGATGCACCGGCCTCGTGGCCGACGATGTCGGAGTCGATGGCTTTCCGGTGCGCTTCTGTGCGGCATCGGCTTCCACAACCGAACCGGCGGTGACAGGCCTCATCGGGCACCTCGATCCATCATGCGGACCTGGACGACGGTGATGACCAGGAGGACGACGAACATGACCGTTGCGACCGTGGCGCCGTAACCGGCCCGGAAGTTGACGAAGCTCTCCTCGTACACCTGGTAGACCATCGTCGTGGTGCCGTTGCCCAGCGGCCCGCCGCGGGTCATCACGTTGATGATGTCGAACACCTGTAACGAGTTGAGCAGCACGGTGATCGACAGGAAGAAGGTGGTCGGACGCAACTGCGGGAGCAACACCTTGCGAAAGTACGTCCACCATCCGGCACCGTCGATCGCCGCCGCCTCGTCGAGATCGGAACGCTTGCCCTGCAGGGCCGCCAGGTAGATCACGAACGTGTACCCGAGGTTCTTCCAGATGTAGGTCACCGTGATCATGAACAACGCCCAGTGCGGTTGCTGGTAAAAGTCCGGCGCGGTACCGAGTCCCAGACGCCCCATCACGTCGTTGATCAGACCGAAGCTGGGGTCGAAGACGAACTGGAAGGCGATCCCCACGGCCGCGCCGGACAGCACGAACGGCGCGAAGGCCGTCGACCGCACCAGGTTGCGGCCGCGCAACTTACGGTCGAGCAGCAGGGCCAGACCCAACCCCGCGATCATGCTGCCCGCGACGGCGGCCACGGTGAAGATGACCGTGTTCGAGACGATCACCCGCGTATCGGCACGGGTGAACCACTCGATGTAGTTGTCCAGGCCGATGAACGTGGCCCCGGACTGGGCGATATTCCAGTCGTAGAACGACATCCGCACGTTCTCGACAAGCGGGCGATACGTGAAGACCGCGAGGAGGATCAGGTTGGGCGCGACGAGCAACAGGAACAACCCGTAGCTCCGCCAGGGGCGTCTGCCGGTGGCGGGCAGGACATGTTCGTCGACCGATGGCACTGGCGAAGTCTCGCCGTAGGAGACGACCGGATGGTGAACTCAGGCAGCGTCTCCGGTGAACGGTGCCTTCACAGCCGCGAACAGCATGTCGGACCGTTCAGCCTTCCCCTCGTGACGCCGCCAGCCGGACCAGCTGGCCCGTGGTGGCGTCGGGGAGGTATGCCCTCGACACGGCCACACCGATACGCGGGAGGTCTGATTCGTCCCGGAACGCGAGATAGACCGGCTCGTAGCGTGGGTTGAACTTCTTCTTGAAGGTGTGCAACGACCGGAACCCGTAGTACGGCTCGAGGGCCGCCCCCAAGGTGTCGAGGAGTTTGTCCAGCGGTTCCGCGTCCGACTCGCCCGTGCGTGCCAGCGGCGCTCCCGACAGTGAGATGAACTGCGCTCCATCGTCTTTGAAAGCCACCGCCGACGATGCGATGAGATATTCGACGACCGGCCCGAACCCGTCGGTCCGTCGTCTCATGATGTCGAGCGTCCACCCCGCGACGTCGCCGCCGGGTGCGTACACGGGCAGCCATGACAACACCCCGTGCACATTGCCTGCGGGGTCGACCGCGAGCGCGACCCGCACGGCGGGGTCCATCGCCTCCTCGACGCTGCCGAGGGTGAAGCCCATCTCGGGCAACCCCTTGTCCCCCACCCATTCCTCGGAGATCGCCCGCACCTGTGTCCGGACGGCGAACGACTCGTCGGCGAGGGTGACCATCCGCAACGAGATATCCTGTTTCGCCGCCTTGTTCATCGCTGATCGCACGTGCTGCCACGGTTTGCCCTTGAACTCCAGTCCCGGCAGGTCGACGATCGTGTCCTCGGCGATCTGCACACTGAGCCAGCCGCGTTCGGTGACGATGCCGGAGGTGGCCGACCCGATCGAGAACCAACACGGCGTGCTACCCGAACTCTCGGCGAGGTCGACGAAGGCTCCGACCGCGTCTCGCAACCGCTCGGGCGCACAGACCGGATCCGCCAGCGCCAGCATCGTTCCGACGTGCTTGCGGTAGGTCACGACGGCCTGACCGCCGAGGTCGCCCTCCGGACCCGTGAACTGATAGCTGTTGCCGGGCCACGTCGTCATCCACGACATCGTGCCGCCGCCGTGGGTGCGCAACAGTTCTCGGACCCGTTCCACCGGGTCGTCGTCGTCCCCGACAGTGCCCACCTGCCGCACCCGCCAGGGCACCGCGAATGCGAACCGCCCCGGGATGAGGATGGCCAGCACAAGCACCCAGAGAAGCGTGGTACCCAGGGTGACGGCACCCTCGGTCGACACGTCGGTGAAGATGACGAGGAACACCGCGAGCACGGTCACGATGACGTTCAATGCGCCGATGACCACGGCGACCCACCATGCCCACCGTTTGCCACGGCGCAGCTGATCGGCGATCAGAACGTTGACGGCCAGGCCGATCAGCATCGTGAACACCGAGTCGTCGCCGGAGTCGGTCGGACCGAGCGGCCCGCTGCCCGGGAACAGGAAGACCAAGAGGTTCGCACCGGCGATGATCAGGAGCGCGGCGCACCCCAACATCCGGACCTCGCGGCGCGTGCGCGGAACCCAGCCGCGCTCGTTGGTGGCGAAGAACTTCTCGCCGACGATCAGCATGATGACCGCCGCGAGGACGTACTGGACCGAGGCCAGGGTTCCCTGGAACAGGAACGCGACCGAGACGATCGCCCCCAGCAGCACGCGGACGCGCAGCCGCCATGGCGAACGGACGGTCGCCGAGGCCACCGCCACCGCCGACACCACCAGCGCTCCGACGCCGGTGCCCCGCGAGTCCGCCAGTTGTTCGGCCCATCGCCACGACGTGACCTCCGACGACAGCAGCCACAGCAGCACGACGGTCAGCAGGCACGAGATCAGGTGACCGCCGACGCCTACCAGAACAGCTCTCACGGTACCCAATTGCCATTCGGCCCATCCCATTCCGACGACAACGGCCACAAGTGCCAGCAGGTAGAGCCAGGGTCCGGGTTCGATGAACGCGGACGTCACCGGCGTCCACCACCGCCCCTCCCGAAGGGCGGGCAATCCGAACGCGACGTCGCGGTACCACGACTTGTCCGAGGCCCGGCCCCACAGCGATCCGGTCGTCGCACCGACGACCAGCAGAGCGACCGCGAGGGCGATGGTGAACGGAAGCCTGCGCACCACGGTGAGCCAGGACACGTCAGAATGCATGGTCAACCGTACGACGACCCGGCCGCGCCCACACGGTCATCGAGACGATCACTCAATCGGCGGGCGACGCACACCAACGTTCGTCCTCACGGAACCAGAGCACCGGCACGTCGTCGATGCGCATCGCATCAGGGTCGAGCCACCACGTGACGTCCGGACCCCAGCCGGCCAACACCGTCGCGCCGTCCCGCGTCGCGAGTGGAATCTCGATCCCGGCGCTGCTGAGGTAGCCGTTGACGCTCACGTGTACCGCGTCGTGGTCATCCGCGACTGCTTCCCAGTCGGGCATGTACCAGCGGCGGTGCCGGCCGGTGGTGTTGTACCAGTCCCACTTCCTCGAGGCGGTCACCTCCAGCGGGTATCGGTCGACGAGCCGGGCCCAGTCACCGGGCGCTCCGATCTCGTACACGCGCGCGCGTTCGGCGACGGACACCGCCCACACCCGGGCCTCGTCCCCGATCGACGTGTCCTCCTCGGCGATGAGCTGCACTGCGCCGAGGCCCGGGCGGGCACGCGTCGTCTGCGCCGTCCCAGCGGCGTATGGGGTCGACCACCACTCACCGGAGAGAGCGCGATGCGGATGTCGTTGGTACTCCTGCCGGCAGCGCTTCTCGCTGGAGTCGATGTGGGCACGCCACTCATCCCACCGAACACCGTCGCTGCGATACGGCAGCGTCGACTCCGGGAACGCCTCGTTTCCGAACGGATAGGCGATCATGCGCTGGAGCTCCGGGTCGATCGGGTCGTCCCACCACGCGCAGGCCGGATGCCGGGATACCGATTCCGCGATAACCGTGAGTAGCGTGACGACCTCACTTGCGGCGTAGAGGATGTCCTCCTTGTCGGGAGGCTGCCAGTATCGGGCGAAGTCCACCGCGTAGCCGAGTGCGCCCAGGAACTCCGATTCATCCGCCGCAACGAGGCCTTCGATGTCGACGCTCCGAATCGCGGACTGAACTTCGATCAATGTCCGAGGGCGACGATACTGATCGCCTCGGTCGCCCGTGGCGTGGCGGAATGCCACGTTCGCGCAGAGGAATCGACCGCGCGGCGTAGCCAGGATCCGTTGGGCTCGGGTCACCTCGCCGACGGTATCGGTGACCGAAGCCGAACGCCATGGGATTAACGCCATGGGATTACTGCTCGCGGCCCACCGATCACCGAGATGATGCACTCCGCGCCGGGGCGCGAACCGCATACCATCCCCTACCGACAACCGACCGTCACCCAGGAGAACACGAAACTCGTTGCACAACACCAGAATCGCCGGTACAGTAGAACTCACATTCGACTCACCACGGGGGTGACGGTCATGTTCGATTCCCAGCAGGTCGTAGACACCGACGAGCGGCCCCCTCGTGCGGTCGAGTTGGTGGCCGACCTCCACCGCATCCTGGATGAGCTGCAGTCGGTGGACCTGGCCCCGTGCACCGATACCGAACTCACCGACGTCGCAGCAGACACCGAACGTGCCATCGCGCGACTGACCGTTGCCGGTGACCGGCAGATCGATCAAGTCGAGGCTCGCGACCTTCCCCGCAAGACCGGTTGCCGAACCCTCATGCAGTTCATGACCCATCGGCTGCGAGTCTCGAACCCGATGCGTCGCCGCAAGCAGATGGACGCCACCGCCCACCGCACCAGCCTCGGCGGTGAAGTCCTGCCACCCGAACACCCCTGCCTGGCTGAGGCTTTCACTCAAGGCGCGGTGGGTACCGCGCACGTGCAGGCGACCCTGGATGTCCTCGATCGCATCCCGGCGGCTGTCGACCACGACGTCAGGGTCGCTGCCGAGCGTCAGATGGCCGAGATCGCCGCCGACCACACACCCGCCGACATCACCCAACTCGGCGCGCGGCTCCTCGCTCACCTCGACCCGGACGGCACCCTGGCCGACGACACCGACCAGAAACGACGCCGCGGCCTGTGGATCGGTCGCCAACGAGCCGATGGCACCGCCAAAATATCGGGCACCCTCACCCCCGCACTCGCCGCCCGGTTGACTATGATGTTCGCCGTCTGGGGCAAACCCGGACTCAACAACCCCGACGACCCCGCCTCACCCCAGGGTCCGGCCGGAGCCGCTGACCCCGAAGCCGTAGCGGCGGCAGCCGACCGTGACGGCCGCACTCTAGCCCAGACGAACCACGACGCGCTCGACGCCGCACTGGCCGCCGGTTTCGCCGACGGGACACTCGGGACATCGCACCGCGGCCTGCCCGTGCAACTGATCATCAAAGCCGACCTGAACGAC
Protein-coding sequences here:
- a CDS encoding ABC transporter substrate-binding protein — encoded protein: MINMSRRGFLAASATAAAGALVTACAGSGDGGSSSGDASKLTFWSNHPGKSVEVERELISRFEAANPGITVQLVDAGKNYEEAAQKFNAALSGGAVPDIMILSDVWWFNFALIGAIAPLDDLFGRAGVDTAGYVDSLVGDYKWNDQTWALPYARSTPLFYYNKDVWRRAGLPDRGPQTWDEFDDWGPRIQTVVGGDKRAHGWGNAVDYLGWTFQGPTWTFGGAYSNDWELKFTDPKTVAAAQYLSDSINTKRYAKISNDIAGDFSAGIIASTIASTGDLSGITENATFEFGTAFLPAPQGVSGCPTGGAGLAIPAKLSDDRKVNALKFIEFITNTENTSYFSQNVGYMPVRKAAQDDPSMVAFLAKNPNFATAIEQLPRTQPQNYARVFVPGGDKIIGTGYERIGLQNADVASTLADTQRQIAQIYDTQIKPKLP
- a CDS encoding carbohydrate ABC transporter permease, whose amino-acid sequence is MSPVTRRRLADACGYAAMAVVLVIIALPLIWILLASLKDRSEIYVQPAVWWPSTWRPENYSEATTSVPFWTFLRNSVIVTGILGASKFVLGVLSAYGLVFLRFPGKNVVFVVIIAALMVPNQITVITNYALVAQLGFRNTFIGIILPLAGVAFGTFLMRNHFLSLPPEIIEAARMDGAGHFRLLTRVVLPLSIPTMVAFATITLVNEWNEYLWPFLMADDYTVATLPVGLTQLQNSDGLTNWGPVMAATVLTMLPMLAIFLALQRHMIKGLTSGAVKG
- a CDS encoding carbohydrate ABC transporter permease yields the protein MPSVDEHVLPATGRRPWRSYGLFLLLVAPNLILLAVFTYRPLVENVRMSFYDWNIAQSGATFIGLDNYIEWFTRADTRVIVSNTVIFTVAAVAGSMIAGLGLALLLDRKLRGRNLVRSTAFAPFVLSGAAVGIAFQFVFDPSFGLINDVMGRLGLGTAPDFYQQPHWALFMITVTYIWKNLGYTFVIYLAALQGKRSDLDEAAAIDGAGWWTYFRKVLLPQLRPTTFFLSITVLLNSLQVFDIINVMTRGGPLGNGTTTMVYQVYEESFVNFRAGYGATVATVMFVVLLVITVVQVRMMDRGAR
- a CDS encoding bifunctional lysylphosphatidylglycerol flippase/synthetase MprF, with protein sequence MHSDVSWLTVVRRLPFTIALAVALLVVGATTGSLWGRASDKSWYRDVAFGLPALREGRWWTPVTSAFIEPGPWLYLLALVAVVVGMGWAEWQLGTVRAVLVGVGGHLISCLLTVVLLWLLSSEVTSWRWAEQLADSRGTGVGALVVSAVAVASATVRSPWRLRVRVLLGAIVSVAFLFQGTLASVQYVLAAVIMLIVGEKFFATNERGWVPRTRREVRMLGCAALLIIAGANLLVFLFPGSGPLGPTDSGDDSVFTMLIGLAVNVLIADQLRRGKRWAWWVAVVIGALNVIVTVLAVFLVIFTDVSTEGAVTLGTTLLWVLVLAILIPGRFAFAVPWRVRQVGTVGDDDDPVERVRELLRTHGGGTMSWMTTWPGNSYQFTGPEGDLGGQAVVTYRKHVGTMLALADPVCAPERLRDAVGAFVDLAESSGSTPCWFSIGSATSGIVTERGWLSVQIAEDTIVDLPGLEFKGKPWQHVRSAMNKAAKQDISLRMVTLADESFAVRTQVRAISEEWVGDKGLPEMGFTLGSVEEAMDPAVRVALAVDPAGNVHGVLSWLPVYAPGGDVAGWTLDIMRRRTDGFGPVVEYLIASSAVAFKDDGAQFISLSGAPLARTGESDAEPLDKLLDTLGAALEPYYGFRSLHTFKKKFNPRYEPVYLAFRDESDLPRIGVAVSRAYLPDATTGQLVRLAASRGEG